The following are from one region of the Bradyrhizobium septentrionale genome:
- a CDS encoding SDR family NAD(P)-dependent oxidoreductase, giving the protein MNDKVILATGGARGMGAANARLLVAEGARVVITDILHTEGEALAAQLGNSTIYMPQDVTQPKQWAEAVASAEGRFGALHGLVNNAAIANIAPIEQFSLDQWNKTLAVNLTGVFLGMQAALPAIRRAGGGSIVNVSSVEGLRGSAGLHAYVASKFGVRGITKSAALEAAASGVRINSIHPGFIATPIVCRQGV; this is encoded by the coding sequence GTGAACGACAAGGTCATTCTGGCGACCGGCGGGGCTCGCGGAATGGGGGCAGCTAATGCGCGCCTGCTGGTGGCTGAGGGGGCCAGGGTCGTGATCACTGATATTCTTCATACAGAAGGAGAGGCTCTCGCGGCTCAACTTGGCAATTCGACCATCTATATGCCTCAGGACGTTACCCAGCCGAAGCAGTGGGCCGAGGCGGTCGCAAGCGCCGAAGGGCGCTTCGGCGCGCTCCACGGGCTGGTCAACAACGCCGCGATCGCCAACATAGCCCCTATTGAGCAGTTCTCGCTCGATCAGTGGAACAAGACCCTTGCCGTCAATCTAACCGGCGTATTCCTCGGAATGCAGGCAGCCCTACCGGCCATCCGGCGCGCGGGCGGAGGTTCGATCGTCAACGTCTCGTCCGTCGAGGGGCTGCGGGGCAGTGCCGGACTCCACGCCTATGTCGCTTCGAAGTTCGGCGTGCGGGGCATAACCAAGTCCGCTGCACTGGAAGCCGCGGCCTCGGGAGTCCGCATCAACTCGATCCATCCCGGCTTCATTGCCACCCCGATTGTT